A genomic region of Myxococcaceae bacterium contains the following coding sequences:
- a CDS encoding transposase: MNHPWTHGQVERMNRTIKEATVKKYPYQTHQQLSQHLRDFLNPCNFAKRLKTLKGLTPYEFILKS, translated from the coding sequence GTGAACCACCCATGGACCCATGGCCAGGTAGAACGGATGAACCGGACTATTAAAGAAGCGACAGTGAAAAAGTATCCCTATCAGACACATCAGCAGCTTAGTCAGCACCTCAGGGATTTTCTCAATCCCTGTAATTTTGCAAAGCGCCTTAAAACTCTAAAAGGGCTAACTCCTTACGAATTTATTTTAAAATCATGA
- a CDS encoding DDE-type integrase/transposase/recombinase, with product MRREIQNSQTGLAELASRYSLNVKTVAKWKKRDFVEDVSMGPKKRLSTVLRPEQEAAIVAFRKHTLLPLDDCLDALQSAIPELTRSSLHRCLQRHGISRLPSTVEQPNKKEKFKNYPIGYFHIDITEVHTEEGKLYMFVAVDRTSEFAYAELLEKYGKIEAAEFLKRLVQVVPYKIHTLLTDNGIPFTNRRDQQWALTPIFSDLPARRH from the coding sequence GTGCGTCGAGAGATACAAAATAGTCAAACGGGCCTAGCAGAGCTTGCAAGCCGATACTCTCTGAACGTTAAGACGGTTGCCAAATGGAAGAAGCGGGATTTTGTAGAAGATGTTTCGATGGGTCCTAAAAAGCGTCTATCCACAGTTTTGCGTCCAGAACAAGAAGCTGCCATTGTAGCGTTCCGTAAACACACGCTATTGCCTTTGGATGACTGCCTTGATGCTCTGCAATCCGCAATCCCAGAACTGACTCGTTCGTCTCTTCATCGATGTTTGCAGCGTCATGGGATTAGTCGACTGCCCAGCACTGTCGAGCAGCCAAACAAGAAAGAGAAATTCAAAAATTATCCCATTGGCTATTTTCATATCGATATTACCGAAGTGCATACAGAAGAAGGTAAACTTTATATGTTCGTAGCGGTTGATAGAACCTCGGAGTTCGCCTACGCTGAACTCTTAGAAAAGTATGGAAAAATAGAAGCTGCCGAGTTTCTTAAACGCCTTGTTCAGGTTGTTCCCTATAAAATCCACACCCTTTTAACAGACAATGGTATTCCATTCACGAACCGCCGAGATCAGCAATGGGCGTTGACGCCTATTTTTTCGGATCTGCCAGCAAGAAGGCATTGA